One window of the Chitinophaga niabensis genome contains the following:
- a CDS encoding metallophosphoesterase, with the protein MQRILILLVCFLGSSAFREQPYFVIKPYVQLATQQSIRILWETSEPGVSWVEYGPALYEAEQPVLTLKTAAPDVATMHEIELKGLTAETDYFYRTVTVLRGGDTLVSEASPFKTAVKENTPIGFAVFSDSQKNAPVWGKLTALAAKERPNFAIHGGDLVDYGYVKRNWVEEFFAPSYNFMRSYPIYTIMGNHEHGAPYYYQYLSNPAPEYYYTFKYGNTQFFLFDTDHDVKPGTEVYEWLEWELARSTATWKIAMHHHPPFSSDTDDFGETAKGGRSILGDPDLKDLPPLYEKYGVDVVFYGHIHTYERTWPILKGKPRGDKGVRYINIGGSGGDVEHSAPTRSWFTNKVKTGFHFGYVRIAENVLQFQAIDEDGNVFDAFDLTKGTPWHDASLVRQTPPVPLFSSASDVFTDELKVTLEGALPGLELRYTTDGTEPGKRSALYTAPITLKQSCTLKAVAFSKEGSSRVVEKKFEKQVPFAGSRSVAPLPGLLYRYAEGTVKSKADFEKLSFSQPAAVKSYDLKEITHRGEEWAVEFTGYVYVAEDGVYKFSGHAENWLKFYVHDQLLIEEYDQDITLGGEIALKAGYHPVKIIYYDLRRPPSIDLYIQKTGGKVMPLPDSALFH; encoded by the coding sequence ATGCAAAGGATATTGATACTATTGGTATGCTTTCTGGGCAGCAGTGCATTCAGAGAGCAACCTTACTTCGTTATAAAACCATACGTGCAACTGGCCACACAGCAGAGCATACGGATACTCTGGGAAACATCTGAACCGGGTGTATCCTGGGTGGAATATGGCCCTGCGTTATATGAGGCGGAACAGCCGGTGCTAACGCTAAAAACTGCGGCCCCTGATGTGGCCACCATGCACGAAATAGAACTGAAAGGATTAACGGCGGAAACCGATTATTTCTACCGCACGGTGACCGTGCTCCGGGGAGGTGATACATTGGTTAGTGAGGCCTCCCCTTTTAAAACTGCGGTGAAAGAAAATACACCTATCGGGTTTGCCGTGTTCAGCGATTCCCAGAAGAATGCACCTGTCTGGGGAAAACTCACTGCCCTGGCGGCAAAAGAACGGCCCAACTTTGCTATTCACGGAGGAGACCTGGTGGATTATGGTTATGTAAAACGCAATTGGGTGGAAGAGTTCTTCGCACCTTCTTATAACTTTATGCGCAGTTACCCGATCTATACGATCATGGGGAACCATGAACATGGAGCACCTTACTATTACCAGTACCTCAGCAATCCAGCTCCCGAATACTACTATACTTTCAAATACGGGAACACACAGTTCTTTCTCTTTGATACGGATCATGATGTGAAACCCGGCACAGAAGTATATGAATGGCTGGAATGGGAACTGGCGCGTTCTACAGCCACCTGGAAGATAGCAATGCATCATCATCCGCCCTTTTCATCAGACACAGATGATTTTGGAGAAACCGCCAAAGGCGGCCGTTCCATACTCGGTGATCCGGATCTCAAAGACCTGCCGCCATTGTACGAAAAGTATGGCGTGGATGTAGTTTTCTATGGTCACATACATACCTATGAACGTACCTGGCCCATCTTAAAGGGTAAGCCGCGGGGTGATAAAGGTGTGCGGTATATTAATATCGGCGGCAGTGGTGGTGATGTGGAACACTCTGCACCTACCCGTTCCTGGTTCACCAATAAAGTGAAAACGGGTTTTCATTTTGGTTATGTAAGGATTGCGGAAAATGTATTGCAGTTCCAGGCTATTGATGAAGACGGGAATGTATTCGATGCTTTTGATCTCACGAAGGGCACACCATGGCATGATGCATCACTGGTACGTCAAACACCGCCTGTGCCGCTGTTCTCTTCTGCTTCGGATGTATTTACGGATGAATTAAAGGTAACACTCGAAGGGGCGCTGCCGGGGCTGGAACTCCGCTATACAACGGACGGTACAGAACCAGGGAAACGTTCTGCGCTGTATACCGCTCCGATTACTTTAAAACAGAGCTGTACATTGAAGGCCGTTGCTTTCAGTAAAGAAGGAAGCAGCCGTGTGGTGGAGAAGAAGTTTGAAAAGCAGGTGCCTTTTGCCGGAAGCCGCAGTGTTGCACCTTTGCCGGGACTGTTGTATCGTTATGCGGAAGGCACTGTGAAAAGCAAAGCAGACTTTGAAAAATTATCCTTTAGCCAACCGGCTGCGGTAAAAAGTTATGACCTTAAAGAGATTACACACCGCGGGGAAGAATGGGCAGTTGAATTTACAGGATATGTGTATGTAGCGGAAGATGGAGTGTATAAATTCAGCGGCCATGCAGAGAACTGGTTAAAGTTCTATGTGCATGATCAGTTGCTG